In Patescibacteria group bacterium, one genomic interval encodes:
- a CDS encoding class I SAM-dependent methyltransferase → MVEYKWLSPKIKRTQAIVKPMLRMLEREGKNLRVLDAGCGDGTVSEVIVRSGYQVWGIDTNPEVLKEAQKRGVKIFEGELEKELPFENESFDAVWCLRVLEHIYHTEHFLKECHRVLKQKGELIVTAQNMTSLTNRIRILFGAYPLWVAPSENYPYKNHSRFADHMRCFTKSTLEEVLKKAGFKVERITADFICFNPGQYNSPPWSGFLGKICPSLGKICPSLGETLIAKARKI, encoded by the coding sequence ATGGTGGAATATAAATGGCTTTCGCCAAAAATTAAAAGAACCCAAGCGATAGTAAAACCGATGCTAAGGATGCTTGAGAGAGAGGGAAAGAACCTCAGAGTTCTGGATGCAGGATGCGGAGATGGGACGGTTTCAGAAGTAATAGTGAGATCGGGATACCAGGTTTGGGGAATTGATACAAATCCAGAGGTGCTTAAAGAAGCTCAAAAAAGAGGAGTAAAAATTTTTGAAGGAGAGTTAGAGAAAGAGCTTCCTTTTGAAAATGAATCCTTTGATGCGGTTTGGTGTTTAAGAGTTCTTGAACATATTTACCATACTGAGCATTTCTTAAAAGAATGTCACCGAGTATTAAAACAAAAAGGGGAGTTGATTGTTACTGCCCAAAATATGACCTCTTTGACTAATCGGATAAGGATTCTTTTTGGAGCTTATCCCCTTTGGGTTGCTCCGAGTGAAAACTATCCCTATAAAAACCATTCTCGATTTGCTGACCATATGAGATGCTTTACTAAATCTACCCTTGAAGAAGTTTTAAAAAAAGCTGGTTTTAAGGTTGAGAGAATTACGGCTGATTTTATTTGTTTTAATCCTGGCCAATATAATTCTCCTCCCTGGTCAGGATTTTTGGGAAAAATTTGCCCCAGTTTGGGAAAAATTTGCCCCAGTTTGGGAGAAACTTTAATTGCTAAGGCAAGAAAAATATAG
- a CDS encoding NTP transferase domain-containing protein codes for MRRVKKNNSIPALVLAAGEGSRLRKYARSKPLLQVAGMPLIGRVLHGLKEAGIKNVWIAVGYKADMVRQQIGENYAGLQIRYINVEHWRKGNLYSLLVAQGLFQQNFLLCMGDHIFDSGILKRLINSKFESTIVLAVDKVSGEDTKVLERGGTILDIGKKINQSNVAIDTGFFLCSTKVFEYAKQAMKEGASELADCVRIAGQNGDAQVVDVSKHLWADIDTKLDLDRAKRLIIENSQKKRGASDFVAHYFNRPIENAILYYISDWSFITPNRLTIATNILAWFTTYLFFSGFLGLGALLTFAVGIMDGLDGKLARIRWCSTKLGLMEHPFDMLYEFSWLVALALFLSQSEGLLPITFAAISITFIAFYRFCYDQFSRAMGVSLDVYGRFERAFRRIAGRRNIYNVYILIGVILGGPLYSLMGILFHSALTAVVYALRAAIHMHAIDSGGE; via the coding sequence ATGAGAAGAGTTAAGAAAAACAACTCAATTCCCGCCTTAGTGTTAGCTGCAGGAGAAGGGAGCAGACTGAGAAAATATGCCCGCTCAAAACCTCTCCTTCAAGTTGCTGGTATGCCTCTTATAGGAAGGGTTCTTCACGGCCTAAAGGAAGCGGGAATAAAAAATGTATGGATAGCCGTTGGGTATAAAGCAGATATGGTTCGTCAACAGATTGGCGAGAATTATGCAGGTCTCCAAATTCGATATATAAATGTTGAACACTGGCGGAAAGGCAACCTCTATTCTCTTCTGGTCGCACAAGGACTCTTCCAGCAGAATTTTCTACTTTGTATGGGTGATCACATCTTCGACTCAGGAATCCTGAAAAGGCTCATCAATAGCAAGTTTGAGAGTACCATTGTTTTGGCCGTCGACAAAGTATCAGGGGAAGACACCAAGGTGCTTGAGCGAGGGGGTACAATCCTTGACATAGGCAAAAAGATTAACCAATCAAATGTTGCCATTGACACTGGATTTTTCCTTTGTTCAACCAAGGTTTTTGAGTACGCCAAACAAGCCATGAAAGAAGGGGCTTCGGAGCTAGCGGACTGCGTTCGAATCGCGGGCCAGAACGGAGATGCCCAAGTAGTTGATGTAAGCAAGCATCTATGGGCGGACATAGATACCAAGCTGGATCTTGACCGTGCCAAGAGATTGATTATTGAAAATTCACAGAAGAAGCGCGGCGCTTCAGATTTTGTTGCCCATTACTTTAATCGACCGATAGAGAACGCCATCCTCTACTACATATCTGACTGGTCGTTCATAACCCCTAATAGATTAACCATTGCCACAAACATCCTTGCCTGGTTTACAACGTACCTTTTCTTCTCTGGATTTCTAGGGCTCGGGGCGCTGTTGACGTTTGCGGTTGGCATCATGGACGGTTTAGATGGGAAGCTGGCTAGGATACGTTGGTGCTCAACAAAACTTGGGCTTATGGAGCATCCATTTGATATGTTGTACGAATTTTCATGGCTAGTAGCACTTGCCTTGTTCTTAAGCCAAAGTGAAGGCTTGCTACCCATTACATTTGCTGCCATTTCTATCACATTCATTGCATTCTATAGGTTTTGCTATGACCAGTTCAGTAGAGCCATGGGCGTAAGCTTGGATGTTTATGGAAGGTTCGAGCGTGCTTTCAGGAGAATTGCTGGCAGAAGAAATATCTACAATGTATACATCTTGATAGGGGTTATCTTAGGCGGGCCTCTTTACTCACTAATGGGAATTTTGTTTCACTCAGCCTTAACTGCTGTAGTATATGCCTTAAGAGCAGCCATACATATGCACGCCATTGACAGTGGAGGAGAATGA
- a CDS encoding elongation factor P, with protein MLSYTDLKKGVKIILEGEPYEILEARPSKIAQREVILKTKVKNLITGSVFSKNFHQRDTLEEAEVLKFEAKFLYSHRDRYFFSEKNNPSKRFDLGLEQIGDSSKFLKPGQIVQGLIFKEKIINISLPIKIQLKVTQAPPGIKGERAQAGTKQITLETGAKINVPIFIEEEDIIEINTETGEYVRRLQPAHHPPIQQSRMGPIEKE; from the coding sequence ATGTTATCATATACCGATCTTAAAAAAGGAGTAAAAATTATTCTGGAAGGAGAGCCTTATGAAATTTTAGAGGCCAGACCCTCAAAGATTGCTCAACGCGAAGTCATTTTAAAAACAAAGGTTAAAAATCTTATTACAGGCTCTGTTTTTTCTAAAAATTTTCACCAAAGAGACACCCTTGAGGAGGCTGAGGTTTTGAAATTTGAGGCAAAATTTCTATATTCGCATCGAGATCGCTATTTTTTCTCTGAAAAGAATAATCCTTCAAAAAGATTTGATTTGGGCCTTGAGCAAATCGGGGATTCTTCTAAATTTTTAAAACCAGGGCAGATTGTTCAAGGTTTGATTTTTAAAGAAAAAATAATTAACATTTCCTTACCAATAAAGATTCAACTAAAAGTTACCCAAGCCCCACCAGGGATTAAAGGAGAAAGAGCTCAGGCCGGAACAAAACAGATCACCTTGGAAACTGGAGCTAAAATAAATGTCCCTATTTTTATTGAAGAGGAAGATATTATTGAAATAAATACTGAAACAGGTGAATATGTGAGGAGACTACAACCCGCCCACCACCCTCCCATCCAGCAAAGCCGGATGGGCCCCATTGAGAAAGAATAA
- a CDS encoding serine/threonine protein phosphatase: MKTEEKILKQVEILLSKEPRLIEISQFKKIIFAGDTHGDLEISKKVISDYLKPENIIVFLGDYVDRGPFSKKTLDFLLETKVKNPNQIYLLQGNHEGHHILKFSPADFWERLDKKEYQKYSSVVEKFPLAVITKDIIALHGALPDVKSIKEINQIKLGSEEWLQITWGDFSEVKGEYLGKDPFTGRPQFGRDYFLKLMKRFKKKVLIRSHQPDTPQFIFDDRCLTIFTSSAYPRERTIAILDFKKTTTHPPPSRPRRAPIKTAKDLEIIKI, translated from the coding sequence ATGAAAACAGAAGAAAAAATCTTAAAACAAGTTGAAATTCTCTTATCAAAAGAGCCAAGGCTGATAGAGATTAGCCAATTCAAAAAAATTATTTTTGCTGGTGATACTCATGGGGATTTAGAGATTTCTAAAAAGGTTATTTCAGATTATTTAAAACCAGAAAATATTATAGTTTTTCTGGGAGATTATGTTGACCGGGGGCCTTTTTCAAAAAAAACTTTAGATTTTTTGTTAGAAACAAAAGTTAAAAATCCAAATCAAATTTATTTGCTTCAAGGAAATCACGAAGGCCATCATATTTTAAAATTCTCTCCAGCTGATTTTTGGGAAAGATTAGATAAAAAGGAATATCAAAAATATTCTTCAGTAGTAGAAAAATTTCCCTTAGCAGTAATAACAAAAGATATCATTGCTTTGCACGGAGCCTTGCCAGATGTAAAGTCCATAAAAGAGATAAACCAGATAAAATTAGGAAGTGAGGAATGGCTTCAGATTACCTGGGGAGATTTTTCTGAGGTCAAAGGAGAATATTTAGGAAAGGATCCTTTTACCGGTCGTCCCCAATTTGGCAGAGATTATTTTTTAAAATTAATGAAAAGATTTAAGAAAAAAGTTTTAATTAGGTCCCATCAACCAGATACTCCTCAGTTTATATTTGATGATAGATGCCTAACCATTTTTACCTCCTCAGCTTATCCCCGAGAAAGAACCATTGCCATTTTAGATTTCAAAAAGACTACAACCCACCCACCACCCTCCCGCCCTCGGCGGGCCCCTATAAAAACTGCCAAAGATTTAGAAATCATAAAAATCTAA
- the amrB gene encoding AmmeMemoRadiSam system protein B, producing the protein MALTFASICPHPPIIIPTIGRPVDLKLVSKTIEGMEKLTEKFTEARPLTILVISPHGPVDSDNFTISNSPTLVGHFYHFGDFATELIFKNDQNLIEKIEKESKNKKISLKSVNIKEIDHGALVPLYYLTKGLPNVKVVPLTFSYLDLGAHFEFGKILQKVVTREQFSGNCGIIASGDLSHRLMPNAPGGFSPRGKEFDEKLIELLKKKDVRGILNMPSDLVEEAGECGYRSIIILLGALNGLDWQPEILSYEAPFGVGYLVANFKL; encoded by the coding sequence ATGGCCTTAACTTTTGCCTCAATCTGTCCTCATCCACCAATAATTATTCCGACAATTGGAAGGCCAGTCGATTTGAAGTTGGTCTCAAAAACAATTGAAGGAATGGAAAAGTTGACTGAAAAATTTACAGAGGCCCGTCCTCTGACAATTTTGGTAATCTCTCCTCATGGCCCGGTTGATTCTGATAATTTCACAATCTCTAATTCCCCTACCCTGGTTGGACATTTTTATCATTTTGGCGATTTCGCTACCGAACTTATTTTCAAAAATGACCAAAATTTAATTGAAAAAATCGAAAAAGAGTCAAAAAACAAAAAAATTTCTCTAAAATCAGTAAATATCAAAGAAATCGACCACGGGGCTTTAGTGCCCCTTTATTATTTAACAAAAGGGCTTCCTAATGTAAAAGTAGTTCCCTTAACTTTTTCTTATTTGGATTTAGGAGCTCATTTTGAATTTGGAAAAATTCTCCAAAAAGTAGTTACCAGAGAACAGTTCTCTGGTAACTGTGGAATTATTGCCTCTGGTGATTTATCTCACAGATTAATGCCTAATGCCCCAGGTGGTTTTTCTCCTCGAGGAAAAGAATTCGATGAAAAATTAATTGAACTTTTGAAGAAAAAAGATGTGAGAGGAATTTTAAATATGCCCTCTGATTTAGTTGAAGAAGCTGGTGAATGTGGCTACCGCTCAATAATAATTTTGCTCGGCGCTCTAAACGGACTAGATTGGCAGCCAGAAATTCTATCTTATGAGGCTCCATTTGGAGTAGGATATTTAGTAGCTAATTTTAAATTATAA
- the amrA gene encoding AmmeMemoRadiSam system protein A, producing the protein MNPHISLAKLAVETYIKEGKIISPPDDLPAEFFKKKAGTFVTIEKSGDLRGCIGTYLPLRQNIAEEIIKNAIAAATEDYRFGLIKEEELLHLSFTVYILNEPELVKNTSELDSKKYGIIVKTVPITKSNGTDVVFNGHVPHKSGLLLPDLDGVDTVEKQISIACQKGGIDPKSEKILIYKFTVEKYQ; encoded by the coding sequence ATGAATCCACATATTTCTCTTGCTAAATTGGCGGTTGAAACTTATATCAAGGAAGGGAAAATAATTTCTCCGCCTGATGATTTGCCAGCAGAATTTTTTAAAAAAAAGGCAGGAACTTTTGTGACCATTGAGAAAAGTGGAGATTTAAGGGGTTGTATTGGGACTTATTTGCCTCTTCGGCAGAATATTGCTGAAGAAATAATCAAAAATGCCATTGCGGCAGCTACTGAAGATTATCGATTTGGGCTAATCAAAGAAGAAGAGCTTCTCCACCTCTCTTTTACTGTTTACATTTTAAATGAACCGGAATTGGTTAAAAATACTTCTGAGTTAGATTCAAAGAAATATGGAATAATTGTCAAAACCGTACCTATTACCAAGTCGAATGGTACTGATGTAGTTTTTAATGGTCATGTTCCTCACAAGAGCGGACTTTTACTTCCTGATTTAGATGGCGTGGATACTGTAGAAAAACAAATTTCTATTGCCTGCCAAAAAGGGGGAATTGATCCGAAATCTGAGAAAATTTTAATTTATAAATTTACAGTAGAGAAATATCAATAA
- a CDS encoding NAD(P)/FAD-dependent oxidoreductase, giving the protein MSQPYDVIIVGAGPAGIFSALELTKNENTQLRILMLDKGPDLEKRKCPASRGLECVNCSPCTLLQGWGGAGAFSDGKLDLSTEVGGWLTDYITKEELANYIDYVDSIYCQFGAPEHVYGTDQDKVEEIKHKAAFVGFKLIQQKIRHMGTEQCARVLRNMHRHLKERVKIQTSRAVKRLLVENGKVEGVETIKGEKVRSKYVIVAPGRSGAEWLTTEAQTVGLKALNNPVDIGVRVEVLASVMDELTEVLYEPKFVYFSKSFDDRVRTFCVCPRGEVITESYEGIITVNGQGYTEHKTENTNFAILVSTRFTEPFHEPIAYGKYIARLTNLLSGGIIIQRLGDLEAGRRSTEARINRSLVVPTLKNATPGDLSFVLPYRYLADIREMLQVLDHIAPGLNSKDTLLYGVEVKFYTARLELSNHLETKISNLFAIGDGAGVTRGLIQASVSGIIVAREIVKRALT; this is encoded by the coding sequence TTGTCTCAACCTTATGATGTCATCATTGTAGGTGCAGGCCCTGCTGGTATATTCTCCGCGCTGGAACTCACTAAAAACGAAAACACACAGCTAAGAATCCTCATGCTTGATAAGGGACCCGACTTAGAAAAGCGCAAATGTCCAGCTAGCCGAGGCCTCGAATGCGTCAATTGTAGCCCTTGCACGCTATTGCAGGGCTGGGGAGGAGCTGGCGCCTTTAGTGACGGCAAACTTGATCTCTCAACCGAGGTTGGCGGCTGGCTAACCGACTACATAACTAAAGAGGAATTAGCTAACTACATCGATTATGTTGACAGCATCTACTGTCAATTCGGTGCACCCGAACATGTTTATGGAACAGACCAAGACAAAGTAGAGGAAATCAAGCACAAAGCCGCGTTCGTTGGATTCAAACTCATACAACAAAAAATCCGCCACATGGGTACAGAACAATGCGCCCGGGTCCTACGTAATATGCACCGTCACTTAAAAGAGAGGGTAAAAATCCAGACAAGTAGAGCAGTTAAACGTCTACTGGTCGAGAACGGTAAGGTTGAAGGTGTGGAAACCATAAAAGGTGAGAAGGTTCGAAGCAAATACGTTATTGTTGCGCCCGGCAGAAGCGGAGCCGAATGGCTCACAACCGAAGCCCAGACAGTTGGTCTCAAAGCACTTAACAACCCAGTTGATATTGGTGTGCGAGTCGAGGTTTTAGCTTCGGTCATGGATGAATTAACCGAAGTCTTGTACGAACCTAAATTTGTGTATTTCTCTAAATCGTTCGACGACCGCGTACGCACATTCTGTGTCTGTCCTAGAGGCGAAGTCATAACCGAATCATACGAAGGTATCATAACAGTCAACGGGCAAGGCTACACTGAACATAAAACAGAGAACACAAACTTTGCCATATTAGTTAGCACAAGGTTTACAGAGCCATTCCACGAGCCAATCGCTTACGGCAAATATATCGCCAGACTCACAAACCTCTTAAGCGGTGGCATAATTATTCAACGTCTAGGCGATTTAGAAGCTGGAAGACGTAGTACCGAAGCAAGAATTAACCGCAGTTTAGTTGTGCCCACACTCAAAAATGCCACACCAGGTGACCTTAGTTTCGTTCTGCCGTATCGCTACTTAGCTGACATACGTGAGATGCTTCAAGTATTAGACCACATTGCGCCAGGGTTAAATTCTAAAGATACCCTCTTATATGGCGTCGAAGTAAAGTTTTACACCGCTCGCTTAGAGCTCAGCAACCACTTAGAAACTAAAATTAGCAATCTCTTCGCAATCGGAGACGGTGCAGGTGTCACTAGAGGTCTGATTCAGGCTTCAGTTTCAGGCATTATCGTAGCCCGAGAAATCGTTAAACGAGCGTTAACATAG
- a CDS encoding PadR family transcriptional regulator: MLPFERLKKYNTKGNLWIYILSFLKERKIYGWEVQSLIKREFNFKPGLITPYRVLYRLEKNGFVKSKMREKRRIYEITEKGKEELKKAKIFYQELLKKIK; this comes from the coding sequence ATGTTACCTTTTGAACGCCTTAAAAAATATAATACTAAAGGAAATCTCTGGATTTATATTCTTTCTTTTTTAAAAGAAAGAAAAATTTATGGCTGGGAGGTCCAGTCTTTAATTAAAAGAGAATTTAATTTTAAACCAGGCCTAATTACACCTTACCGGGTTCTTTATAGATTGGAAAAAAATGGCTTTGTAAAAAGTAAAATGAGAGAAAAAAGAAGAATTTATGAAATTACCGAGAAAGGGAAAGAAGAACTAAAAAAGGCAAAGATTTTTTATCAAGAACTTTTAAAGAAAATAAAATGA
- the prs gene encoding ribose-phosphate diphosphokinase, with amino-acid sequence MIILGSDNFSKKLAKCLKVKFIFFEKRIFPDGEVCPRIQPFVNNHVILAERMKLPIDPNRYLIEILLTIKNLESLGVKKIDVLMPYFVYTRQDKTFRKGEPFSAKYVLELIRKAGASRFFTVSSHANRGKERISLTKMPAYNINGFGVIGQYFKSLNFKNPIVVGADFGITKEIKVISKILGTKNFVFEKHRDLKTGKITFKSRLDFKNRDLIIVDDIVSSGTTALKAIDIAKKAGAKRIYCAVLHVLKEEAIKTISKKVEKFIATDTIDSPISEISVVEKIAEKIREL; translated from the coding sequence ATGATTATTTTAGGATCTGATAATTTTTCAAAAAAATTGGCGAAGTGCCTTAAAGTGAAATTTATCTTTTTTGAAAAAAGGATTTTTCCTGATGGTGAAGTCTGTCCGAGAATCCAGCCTTTTGTTAATAATCATGTTATCCTTGCTGAGAGAATGAAATTGCCAATCGATCCGAATCGTTATCTAATTGAAATCTTATTGACAATAAAAAATTTAGAATCTCTTGGAGTGAAAAAAATTGATGTTTTAATGCCTTATTTTGTTTATACCAGACAAGATAAAACTTTCAGAAAAGGGGAGCCTTTTTCAGCAAAATATGTTTTAGAATTGATAAGAAAAGCCGGAGCAAGCAGATTTTTTACAGTTTCTAGCCACGCCAATAGGGGAAAAGAAAGAATTTCTTTGACAAAAATGCCAGCTTATAACATCAATGGATTTGGAGTTATTGGTCAATATTTTAAAAGTCTTAATTTTAAAAATCCAATAGTAGTGGGGGCTGATTTTGGGATAACTAAGGAAATAAAAGTTATTTCCAAGATATTAGGAACTAAAAATTTTGTTTTTGAAAAACACCGAGATTTAAAAACAGGGAAAATAACTTTCAAGAGTAGATTGGATTTTAAAAATAGGGATTTAATAATTGTCGATGATATTGTTAGTTCAGGTACAACAGCGTTAAAGGCAATTGATATAGCAAAAAAAGCCGGAGCTAAAAGAATTTATTGTGCCGTTTTACATGTTTTAAAAGAAGAAGCCATTAAAACTATTTCTAAAAAAGTCGAAAAATTTATTGCTACAGATACAATAGATTCACCAATTTCTGAAATCTCAGTTGTTGAGAAAATAGCCGAAAAGATTAGAGAATTATAA
- a CDS encoding inositol-3-phosphate synthase — MRKNIKIAIVGIGNCASALIQGIFHYKGVTSDDKLIPGLMHNLVGKYKVSDIRLVAAFDIDKRKVGKDLSEAIFAKPNCTKVFYSKIPNLRLIVKMGPILDGVAKHLKDYPEEKIFVPKKEKPTNVAKELKRSGAEILINYVPVGSEKAARFYAREALKANCAFINCMPVFIASDIKWAEKFKKKNLPIIGDDIKSQIGATIVHRVLSHLCSKRGVKIDKSYQLNVGGNTDFLNMLSRERLKSKKISKTESVESQLSKRLSYDNLHIGPSDYVPWLKDKKIAFIRIEGRQFGDIPMGLELRLNVEDSSNSAGCVIDAIRLAKLALDREIGGPLISASAYFMKSPPQQFTDEKAREMVEEFILEKRER, encoded by the coding sequence ATGAGAAAAAATATTAAGATTGCTATTGTAGGAATAGGGAACTGTGCCTCAGCTTTAATTCAGGGTATTTTTCATTACAAAGGCGTTACCAGTGATGATAAACTAATTCCTGGTCTTATGCATAATCTTGTTGGGAAATACAAAGTCTCTGATATAAGGCTGGTGGCTGCTTTTGATATTGATAAAAGAAAGGTTGGGAAAGACCTCTCTGAAGCAATATTTGCCAAACCAAATTGTACAAAGGTCTTTTATTCTAAAATACCAAATTTAAGACTAATTGTAAAAATGGGTCCAATTTTAGATGGAGTGGCTAAACATTTAAAAGATTATCCCGAAGAAAAAATATTCGTGCCCAAAAAGGAAAAACCAACAAATGTAGCTAAAGAATTGAAAAGGTCGGGGGCTGAAATTTTAATCAATTATGTCCCAGTCGGTTCAGAAAAAGCAGCAAGATTCTATGCAAGAGAAGCCCTTAAAGCTAATTGCGCTTTTATTAATTGTATGCCAGTTTTTATTGCTTCCGATATTAAGTGGGCAGAAAAATTTAAAAAGAAAAACTTACCAATTATTGGAGATGATATAAAAAGCCAAATTGGAGCAACAATTGTCCATCGGGTCCTATCGCATCTTTGCTCTAAAAGGGGAGTAAAAATAGATAAATCTTATCAATTAAATGTAGGTGGAAACACTGATTTCTTGAATATGCTTTCTCGGGAAAGGCTTAAATCAAAGAAAATTTCAAAAACAGAAAGTGTTGAATCGCAGCTTTCAAAAAGATTAAGTTATGACAATTTACATATTGGGCCTTCTGACTATGTTCCCTGGTTAAAAGATAAAAAAATTGCTTTTATTAGAATAGAAGGAAGACAATTTGGAGATATACCCATGGGCCTTGAGCTTCGTTTAAATGTTGAAGATTCGTCAAATTCGGCAGGTTGCGTAATTGATGCTATAAGATTAGCAAAATTAGCCTTGGATAGAGAAATAGGGGGACCATTAATCTCAGCCTCAGCCTATTTTATGAAATCACCCCCTCAACAATTTACTGATGAAAAAGCAAGAGAAATGGTCGAAGAATTTATTTTAGAGAAAAGAGAACGGTAA